A region from the Alnus glutinosa chromosome 5, dhAlnGlut1.1, whole genome shotgun sequence genome encodes:
- the LOC133869436 gene encoding uncharacterized protein LOC133869436, giving the protein MNPSKPNKFPLSPFLCFLFVFIANTPTTTSDFLVRDRNTNPEASYTQHCNDVVPESPFAPNTSFLSSFIDTSKFLRLGTGFFSGGDPIFNGTAVDTLKTLSFIPYRSQKTVSDGVYKVQASMSLRNGFALSLFGSPKHRRLRQIRFRGPRRSSWQAVAPFSLTGYWSESSGKLCMVGSGSSYIDPGNVKRFDVVLKLNYRINSSIYGSLISGTLESMHDDKDNSNYFEPISILGLNKDPNYEYTLVEKANGSDCLSGKGGGDSLSLSKWFLSGGCAVLGGRTGRYELVYGSDCGSVNCNPFGGSVRSLPNSMYYQGNQCNQRGKVQMLLGFPNSSYRGSEFPFDPNVTLIAEGEWDEKENRLCGVACRILNVTESWANAFVGDCSIRLTLRFPALFTLRNRSAVVGEIWSKKDVNDSGYFGKIGFQSYLARSIDIQSLKYEYTEIDTVRKSCAKGKIVKGKGKTYPDGNSLDMRFDMSLTDSKGKVAKGFSSPLFVGDQLYARWDYPLVLRVPRLAEPVKSQLNNSHSSMVNISYRMSFTTPQNFNSGDNTSSKVVYISAEGIYYRDTGLLCMMGCWHLGSNNHNLISNDSLDCAIMISVQFPPLHAEHGEIVKGTIESTRTKSDPLYFERLQLTSNSITNSQAKASIWRMDLEITMVLISNTLACIFVGLQLFHMKKQPHVHPFISIVMLIVLTLGHMIPLLLNFEALFVANSNQTNVFLGSGGWLEVNEVIVRVVTMIAFLLQLRLLQLTWSGRQGNERQKELWVSERKVLYVTLPMYIAGGLIAWFVHQWKNSYQRPLGPFLQPHRNRYPLRALQRHSFWEDIKAYAGLLLDGFLLPQISFNLFFNSGEKALASSFYIGTTSIRLLPHAYDLYRAHSSTWYLDLSYIYANHRMDFYSTAWDIIIPCGGLLFAVLIYLQQRFGGRYILPKRFRESSAYEKVPVISNDDL; this is encoded by the coding sequence ATGAACCCTTCAAAACCCAACAAATTCCCACTCAGTCCCTTCCTCTGTTTCCTATTCGTATTCATCGCCAACACACCCACCACCACCTCCGACTTTCTGGTCCGAGACCGAAACACAAACCCCGAAGCCTCTTACACCCAGCACTGCAACGATGTCGTTCCCGAGTCCCCCTTTGCCCCCAACACCTCCTTCTTATCCTCGTTCATTGACACCTCCAAGTTCCTCCGGCTCGGCACAGGTTTCTTCTCCGGCGGAGACCCGATTTTCAACGGAACCGCCGTCGATACCCTGAAAACTCTCTCATTCATACCGTACCGTTCCCAGAAGACCGTCTCCGATGGCGTGTACAAGGTCCAAGCCTCCATGAGCCTCCGAAACGGGTTTGCGTTATCGCTTTTCGGCAGCCCGAAACACCGGCGGTTGCGCCAGATTCGGTTTCGGGGACCGAGACGGTCCTCTTGGCAGGCCGTAGCGCCGTTTTCGCTTACTGGGTATTGGTCAGAATCCTCTGGGAAGCTCTGTATGGTTGGATCGGGCTCCAGCTACATTGATCCGGGTAATGTTAAGCGTTTTGATGTTGTTCTTAAGCTTAATTATCGGATTAATTCAAGTATTTATGGTAGTTTGATTAGTGGGACTTTAGAAAGTATGCATGATGATAAGGATAATTCGAACTATTTTGAGCCAATTTCAATATTGGGTTTGAATAAGGATCCTAATTATGAATACACGTTGGTTGAGAAAGCAAATGGGAGTGATTGTTTGAGTGGAAAAGGTGGGGGAGATAGTTTGTCTCTAAGCAAGTGGTTTCTCAGTGGTGGTTGTGCTGTGCTCGGTGGACGAACCGGCAGATATGAATTGGTGTATGGGAGTGATTGTGGTAGTGTCAATTGCAACCCCTTTGGTGGGAGTGTTAGGTCTCTGCCAAATTCGATGTATTATCAAGGAAATCAGTGTAACCAAAGAGGAAAGGTGCAGATGTTATTGGGTTTTCCAAACTCTAGTTATAGAGGTAGTGAGTTTCCTTTTGACCCTAATGTGACATTGATTGCTGAGGGTGAGTGGGATGAGAAGGAGAATCGGCTTTGTGGTGTTGCGTGCCGGATTTTGAATGTTACAGAGTCTTGGGCTAATGCTTTTGTTGGAGATTGCTCGATTAGGTTGACTTTGAGGTTTCCTGCACTTTTTACCTTAAGAAATCGGAGTGCAGTTGTTGGGGAAATTTGGAGCAAGAAAGATGTGAATGATTCTGGTTACTTTGGCAAAATTGGGTTCCAAAGTTATTTGGCAAGATCAATTGACATCCAAAGTCTTAAATATGAGTATACCGAGATTGACACAGTAAGAAAGTCGTGTGCGAAAGGGAAGATTGTTAAAGGCAAGGGAAAGACATATCCTGATGGGAATTCATTGGACATGAGATTTGATATGTCGCTGACAGACAGCAAAGGAAAAGTAGCAAAAGGTTTTTCATCCCCACTATTTGTTGGCGATCAGCTTTACGCACGGTGGGACTACCCACTTGTGCTGCGAGTGCCAAGGCTAGCAGAGCCTGTTAAATCTCAGCTGAATAACAGCCATAGCAGCATGGTTAATATCAGCTACAGGATGAGCTTCACAACTCCACAGAATTTCAACTCCGGTGACAATACTTCATCCAAAGTAGTCTATATTTCTGCTGAAGGAATATATTATAGAGATACAGGTCTATTGTGCATGATGGGATGTTGGCATCTTGGATCAAATAATCATAACTTGATTAGTAACGATTCGTTGGACTGTGCAATAATGATTAGTGTCCAATTCCCTCCGTTGCATGCTGAGCATGGTGAAATTGTCAAGGGAACTATTGAAAGCACACGAACAAAGTCAGATCCTCTTTACTTTGAACGTCTTCAGTTGACTTCTAATTCAATAACCAATTCTCAAGCTAAAGCATCCATTTGGAGAATGGACTTGGAGATTACCATGGTTCTGATTTCTAATACACTAGCATGTATCTTCGTAGGCTTGCAGCTCTTTCACATGAAAAAGCAACCGCATGTGCATCCTTTCATCTCCATTGTGATGCTCATTGTTCTTACGCTGGGGCACATGATTCCTCTGCTGTTGAACTTTGAAGCCTTGTTCGTGGCTAACAGTAACCAGACGAATGTTTTTCTTGGGAGTGGTGGATGGCTTGAAGTGAATGAAGTAATAGTAAGGGTGGTAACAATGATAGCTTTCCTTTTGCAGTTACGTCTTCTCCAACTGACTTGGTCTGGGAGACAAGGTAATGAAAGGCAGAAGGAGTTGTGGGTTTCTGAAAGAAAGGTTCTCTATGTGACTTTACCAATGTATATAGCCGGTGGGTTGATTGCTTGGTTTGTGCACCAATGGAAGAATTCTTACCAGAGACCTTTGGGGCCATTTCTACAACCCCATCGCAACCGTTACCCGCTTCGTGCTCTCCAGCGGCATTCTTTTTGGGAGGACATAAAAGCTTATGCTGGTTTGCTCCTGGATGGTTTTCTACTTCCACAAATATCATTcaacttgttcttcaattcaGGAGAAAAGGCTCTTGCCTCTTCCTTTTACATTGGGACCACCAGTATTCGTCTGCTGCCTCATGCTTATGATCTTTACAGGGCTCACAGTTCTACATGGTACCTTGATTTATCATACATTTATGCCAACCATAGAATGGATTTTTATTCCACCGCCTGGGACATCATCATCCCTTGTGGTGGTCTGCTATTTGCTGTGCTAATTTACTTGCAGCAGCGATTTGGAGGCCGTTACATTCTTCCCAAGAGATTTAGAGAGAGTTCTGCATATGAGAAAGTTCCTGTTATTAGCAATGACGATTTGTGA
- the LOC133868309 gene encoding probable ubiquitin-conjugating enzyme E2 24, translating to MDTFLSDSDWESSSESSSSEDREETEYLYVGQARSILSSLEESIGKIDDFLSFERGFVLGDLVCSKTDPSGQMGRVVGIDMLVDLESAQGKIMKNVNSKKLLKICSISVGDYVVCGPWLGMVDKVVDKVTVVFDDGAKCEVTAMEQENLLPISPNILEDSQYPYYPGQRVQVRRSDVSKSARRLCGNWRQNQDEGTVCAVEAGLVYVDWFASVPVGCDLSLPIPPRLQDSRNLTLLSCFSYANWQLGDWCILPSGDSKSVMEQTFLNASTGKLIEEHKSSTRGFKRSHSSNLEEIFVIMKTRTKVDVMWQDGGCSFGLDSQNLLPVSVVNIYEFFPEQFVLEKGTCDDPLMSSSQRWGVVRSVDAKERTVKVQWTTLAMSEANNLDGGGMEETLSAYELVEHPEFSYCLGDVVFRLVQNQFGDPAKKDHVKSETGMGDEAAVNGEYCTKGQNQYPNNSYLSCIGNVTGFEDGAVEVRWATGFATKVAPYEIFRVDKSEGSTATHVLFEEDAEETNQEMIEHDKQSYNQKGKDLFDSDCAGENCKKHSWESSSFFLPQAAFGFLMSIATNLFGSVGSTSLTCPVVSSLISEDGDEPGILPENEVLETCDLLQTFRKTSLDHEVKETLDNEALRFSATTENSHQFMQFDMVGDCSDHHFLSAGKGLALSQVKRSWLKKVQQEWSILEKNLPETIYVRVFDERMDLLRAVIVGAPGTPYHDGLFFFDIFLPLEYPNEPPMVHYNSGGLRVNPNLYESGKVCLSLLNTWTGTGSEVWNPASSTILQVLLSLQALVLNEKPYFNEAGYDKQIGRAEGEKNSVSYNENAFLVTCKSMLYLLRKPPKHFEALVEEHFRQRSQYILMACKAYMEGASVGCAFECGKTDDGKNSRGNSTGFKIMLAKLLPKLVEAFADKGMDCSQFIEPEK from the exons ATGGACACATTCCTTAGTGACTCTGATTGggagagttctagtgagagcaGTAGCAGTGAGGATCGGGAGGAAACTGAATACTTGTACGTTGGGCAGGCTAGGAGCATTTTGTCAAGTCTCGAGGAGAGCATTGGAAAAATTGATGATTTTCTCTCATTTGAGAGGGGATTTGTACTTGGGGATTTGGTGTGCTCCAAAACAGACCCATCCGGACAGATGGGTAGGGTGGTTGGCATTGATATGTTGGTAGATTTAGAAAGTGCTCAgggaaaaataatgaaaaatgtaAATTCCAAGAAACTTTTAAAGATCTGCTCCATCTCAGTTGGAGATTATGTGGTTTGTGGTCCTTGGCTTGGAATGGTGGACAAAGTAGTTGACAAAGTCACTGTTGTCTTTGATGATGGTGCAAAGTGTGAAGTCACTGCAATGGAGCAAGAGAATCTATTGCCAATTTCTCCCAATATACTGGAAGACTCACAGTACCCATATTATCCAGGACAGAGAGTGCAGGTTAGGCGCTCAGATGTTTCTAAATCAGCTAGACGATTATGCGGAAATTGGAGGCAAAATCAAGATGAAGGAACTGTTTGTGCTGTGGAAGCCGGTTTGGTGTACGTGGATTGGTTTGCATCTGTTCCTGTGGGTTGTGACTTGAGTCTGCCTATACCACCACGTTTACAGGATTCAAGAAACTTGACTTTGTTATCATGTTTTTCATATGCAAATTGGCAGCTTGGTGACTGGTGTATACTTCCAAGTGGTGACAGTAAGAGTGTGATGGAGCAGACTTTTCTTAATGCATCTACTGGAAAGCTCATTGAAGAGCACAAGAGCTCGACAAGAGGATTTAAGAGAAGCCATAGTTCAAATTTAGAGGAAATCTTTGTTATTATGAAGACAAGGACTAAAGTTGATGTCATGTGGCAGGATGGTGGTTGCTCTTTTGGACTCGATTCACAAAATTTACTCCCTGTGAGTGTTGTAAACATTTATGAATTCTTTCCTGAACAGTTTGTGTTGGAAAAAGGAActtgtgatgatccactcatgTCTAGCAGCCAGAGATGGGGTGTTGTGCGGTCTGTGGATGCAAAGGAACGTACTGTAAAGGTACAGTGGACAACTCTGGCTATGTCTGAAGCCAATAATTTGGATGGAGGCGGGATGGAGGAAACTTTGAGTGCATATGAATTGGTCGAGCACCCTGAGTTTTCATATTGCTTGGGTGATGTTGTGTTTAGGTTAGTTCAGAACCAGTTTGGTGATCCAGCTAAAAAAGATCATGTAAAGTCAGAAACTGGCATGGGTGACGAGGCTGCTGTGAATGGTGAGTACTGCACCAAGGGTCAGAATCAGTATCCCAATAACTCTTATCTCTCATGTATTGGCAATGTTACTGGCTTCGAAGATGGTGCTGTGGAGGTGAGATGGGCTACTGGTTTTGCAACCAAG GTTGCACCTTATGAGATATTTCGGGTTGATAAATCTGAAGGTTCAACTGCAACCCATGTGCTCTTTGAAGAAGATGCTGAGGAAACGAATCAAGAGATGATTGAACATGACAAACAATCTTACAATCAAAAAGGAAAG GATTTGTTTGATTCTGACTGTGCTGGTGAAAATTGCAAAAAGCATTCATGGGAGTCTAGTTCCTTTTTTCTTCCTCAAGCCGCCTTTGGATTTTTAATGAGCATTGCGACAAACCTATTTGGATCTGTTGGTTCAACTTCACTTACATGCCCAGTTGTATCTAGCCTTATTTCTGAAGATGGAGATGAACCTGGGATTCTCCCTGAGAATGAAGTATTGGAAACTTGTGATCTGTTACAAACGTTTAGAAAGACAAGTTTAGATCATGAAGTGAAAGAGACCCTAGATAATGAAGCTCTTCGATTTTCAGCAACCACCGAGAACTCTCATCAGTTTATGCAGTTTGATATGGTTGGTGATTGCTCAGACCATCACTTTCTTAGTGCTGGTAAAGGATTGGCATTGTCTCAG GTGAAAAGAAGTTGGCTAAAGAAGGTTCAGCAAGAATGGAGCATTCTAGAGAAAAATCTTCCTG AAACAATCTATGTCCGTGTCTTTGACGAAAGGATGGATCTACTGCGGGCAGTTATTGTTGGTGCACCTGGAACTCCATATCATGATGGGCTTTTCTTCTTTGATATTTTCCTTCCTCTGGAGTACCCAAATGAACCACCT ATGGTGCACTACAATTCAGGTGGTCTCCGTGTCAACCCTAACTTGTATGAATCTGGAAAGGTCTGTCTCAGTCTTCTCAATACATGGACGGGTACAGGCTCTGAAGTATGGAATCCAGCGAGCTCAACTATCCTTCAGGTTCTCCTCTCCCTCCAGGCCCTTGTGCTTAATGAAAAGCCTTATTTCAATGAGGCTGGATATGATAAGCagattggaagagctgagggaGAGAAAAACTCAGTAAGCTACAACGAAAATGCATTCCTTGTGACCTGCAAGTCCATGCTATACCTACTTCGGAAGCCACCTAAG CACTTTGAGGCACTAGTGGAGGAGCACTTCAGGCAACGCTCCCAATATATTCTAATGGCTTGTAAGGCATATATGGAAGGAGCCTCAGTGGGGTGTGCTTTTGAATGCGGAAAAACCGACGACGGCAAAAATTCAAGGGGAAATTCTACCGGATTCAAAATCATGCTTGCTAAGCTCTTGCCAAAGCTTGTCGAGGCGTTTGCAGACAAGGGCATGGATTGCAGCCAGTTTATTGAGCCTGAAAAATGA